A window of the Miscanthus floridulus cultivar M001 chromosome 14, ASM1932011v1, whole genome shotgun sequence genome harbors these coding sequences:
- the LOC136505882 gene encoding transcription repressor OFP13-like codes for MGKKGLVSIFSRAPSSTSTAAAASSPWPWPPCGTNPQTASFRAGAGEPCCTATAAAGRRGAHAAARGEMYKTVNSVYLEDPAADDFFSLSLACGDDGEEGAAEGRLYLHDDDDDDGSFSTTTASEEWSEAVIRSLGRTSTDRFFFDPPGPLPASNSILATAAAPEPARKALPPAETEEEKTTVTRGVHDDAVKQTQQQQQPTTATSLAERSVAVAVDSGDPYGDFRASMEEMVSAHGLRDWAALEELLAWYLRINGKQQHHLIVGAFVDLLLSLSSSSSSSSPPSSTAAETSTTTATTSSSSTTATTTSVASDAVVITGAAAAAAAVVEHQRGGVNHVAPCSSCYYGAAAGDVQVDVEAAVEGDD; via the coding sequence cctcctcgccgtggccgtggccgccgTGCGGGACCAACCCACAGACGGCCTCCttccgcgccggcgccggcgagccCTGCTGCACGGCGACGGCAGCAGCAGGTCGCCGGGGCGCCCACGCGGCGGCGCGCGGCGAAATGTACAAGACGGTCAACTCGGTCTACCTGGAAGACCCCGCCGCGGAcgacttcttctccctctccctcgccTGCGGCGACGACGGGGAGGAAGGGGCGGCTGAGGGCCGGCTCTacctccacgacgacgacgacgacgacggcagctTCTCGACCACCACGGCGTCCGAGGAGTGGTCGGAGGCCGTGATCCGCAGCCTGGGGCGGACGTCCACCGACCGCTTCTTCTTCGACCCGCCGGGCCCGCTGCCGGCGTCCAACTCCATCCTCGCCACGGCCGCAGCACCCGAGCCGGCGAGGAAGGCACTCCCCCCGGCGGAGACGGAGGAGGAGAAGACGACGGTAACGCGCGGCGTTCACGATGACGCCGTCAAGCagacacagcagcagcagcaaccaacGACGGCGACGTCTCTGGCGGAGCGCagcgtggcggtggcggtggactcGGGCGACCCGTACGGCGACTTCCGGGCGTCGATGGAGGAGATGGTGTCCGCGCACGGGCTCCGCGACTGGGCGGCGCTGGAGGAGCTCCTGGCGTGGTACCTCCGGATCAACGGGAAGCAGCAGCACCACCTCATCGTCGGCGCCTTCGTGGACCTGCTCCTGAGcctgtcgtcgtcgtcctcctcctcctccccgcccTCAAGTACCGCCGCCGAGACtagcaccaccaccgccaccacctcgaGCAGCAGCACGACGGCCACTACCACCAGTGTCGCCAGCGACGCCGTTGTCATAACcggcgccgccgcagcagcagcagcggtggTGGAGCATCAGCGTGGCGGAGTGAACCATGTCGCCCCTTGCTCCTCCTGCTACTACGGCGCCGCCGCGGGCGACGTCCAGGTGGACGTGGAGGCGGCGGTGGAGGGTGACGACTGA